One window of the Candidatus Microbacterium colombiense genome contains the following:
- a CDS encoding amino acid permease, translating into MSDTTKAPDSQPLDADAAALAELGYKQELHRGMSGFSNFAVSFSIISILAGCITSFNIALKSGGPMAINIGWPLVGVFVLCVALAMAEVCSRYPTAGGLYFWAGRLAKKNKRQWAWFVGWFNFLGEVAVTAAIDYGAAATMMAFANLMWGVEVNAYNTFGLFIALIVVHGLLNTFGVNLVSLLSNVSAWWHIVGVVIIVAVLWIMPAQHQDVAWSFTTFHNETGWSFGPYVFLMGLLMAQYTYTGYDASAHVAEETKNAAVAAPKGIVMSVLISIIGGWILLFTIVSAIQDGSEEGLSAIVGTSLGSGPAQIFVDALNNPDVAKFLLFIVCGAQFFCGMASVTANSRMSYAFSRDNAIPGSRLWARVNRRTGTPTNSIWLCVVLSILVTVPALFNITAYLAVTSIAVIGLYIAYVTPVLLRRLSSDFTPGPWNLGRWSALVGWIAVGWVVVIVILFVLPPVTPITVDTFNYAPVAVVVVGILAVVLWFAYGKRDFMKHDEAEHLTKSADSLLKE; encoded by the coding sequence ATGAGTGACACGACAAAGGCGCCGGACTCACAACCTCTCGATGCAGACGCGGCCGCACTGGCCGAGCTCGGCTACAAGCAGGAGCTGCATCGCGGCATGTCCGGCTTCTCCAATTTCGCAGTCTCGTTCTCCATCATCTCGATCCTCGCCGGCTGCATCACCTCCTTCAACATCGCCCTCAAGTCGGGCGGCCCCATGGCCATCAACATCGGGTGGCCGCTCGTCGGCGTCTTCGTCCTCTGCGTCGCGCTCGCGATGGCCGAGGTCTGCTCCCGGTATCCCACCGCCGGCGGACTGTACTTCTGGGCCGGGCGTCTGGCGAAGAAGAACAAGCGCCAGTGGGCGTGGTTCGTCGGCTGGTTCAACTTCCTCGGCGAGGTCGCCGTGACCGCCGCGATCGACTACGGCGCGGCGGCCACCATGATGGCATTCGCCAATCTGATGTGGGGCGTCGAGGTCAACGCCTACAACACCTTCGGCCTCTTCATCGCCCTCATCGTGGTGCACGGCCTGCTCAACACCTTCGGCGTGAACCTCGTGAGCCTGCTCTCGAACGTCTCGGCATGGTGGCACATCGTCGGCGTCGTGATCATCGTCGCCGTGCTGTGGATCATGCCCGCGCAACACCAGGACGTCGCGTGGTCGTTCACGACCTTCCACAACGAGACCGGCTGGTCGTTCGGACCGTACGTGTTCCTCATGGGTCTGTTGATGGCCCAGTACACCTACACCGGTTACGACGCGTCGGCGCACGTCGCGGAGGAGACGAAGAACGCCGCGGTCGCCGCGCCCAAGGGCATCGTGATGAGCGTCCTCATCTCCATCATCGGCGGCTGGATCCTGCTCTTCACGATCGTCTCGGCGATCCAGGACGGCAGCGAGGAGGGGCTCTCCGCGATCGTGGGGACCTCGCTCGGCTCGGGACCCGCTCAGATCTTCGTCGATGCGTTGAACAACCCCGATGTGGCGAAGTTCCTCCTGTTCATCGTGTGCGGTGCCCAGTTCTTCTGCGGCATGGCATCGGTGACGGCCAACTCGCGCATGAGCTACGCGTTCTCGCGCGACAACGCGATCCCCGGTTCGCGGCTCTGGGCGCGTGTGAACCGGCGCACCGGCACCCCGACGAACTCCATCTGGCTGTGCGTCGTGCTGTCGATCCTCGTGACGGTGCCCGCGCTGTTCAACATCACCGCGTACCTGGCGGTGACGTCGATCGCGGTGATCGGTCTCTACATCGCCTACGTCACACCGGTCCTGCTGCGACGACTGAGCTCCGACTTCACGCCGGGGCCGTGGAACCTCGGACGCTGGAGCGCACTGGTCGGATGGATCGCCGTCGGCTGGGTCGTGGTCATCGTGATCCTGTTCGTGCTGCCGCCGGTGACCCCCATCACGGTCGACACCTTCAACTACGCGCCGGTCGCGGTGGTCGTCGTCGGCATCCTGGCCGTCGTGCTGTGGTTCGCGTACGGAAAGCGCGACTTCATGAAGCACGACGAGGCGGAGCACCTCACCAAGTCGGCCGACTCATTGCTGAAGGAGTGA
- the xerD gene encoding site-specific tyrosine recombinase XerD has product MQLDRALDAYLRHVTIERGLSVHTVSAYRRDLGGYLQWLQSEGIVETAEVTPAVVGRFIAERAGAIPAPAATSLARLQSSVRGWHRFLAREGIEADDPSGRLRPPKAPRRLPKALTIDQVERLLAAPSADEPIGIRDRALLELLYATGARVSEAVGLDVDDLAHGDVLRLRGKGSKERIVPIGSFARVAVDAYLTRVRPQLAASGRASARLFLGARGAPLSRQSAWLVIRSAAEKAQITAEVSPHTLRHSFATHLLQGGADVRVVQELLGHASVATTQIYTHVSVDTLRDIYATSHPRAR; this is encoded by the coding sequence ATGCAGCTCGACCGCGCCCTCGACGCCTACCTGCGACACGTCACGATCGAGCGCGGACTGAGCGTGCACACGGTCTCGGCCTATCGACGCGACCTCGGCGGGTACCTGCAGTGGCTGCAGAGCGAGGGCATCGTGGAGACGGCGGAGGTGACGCCGGCCGTCGTCGGACGGTTCATCGCCGAGCGTGCGGGAGCGATCCCCGCCCCCGCGGCCACGAGCCTCGCGCGGCTGCAGTCCTCCGTGCGCGGGTGGCACCGGTTCCTCGCCCGCGAGGGGATCGAGGCGGATGACCCGAGCGGTCGCCTGCGCCCGCCGAAGGCGCCGCGGAGACTGCCGAAGGCATTGACGATCGATCAGGTCGAGCGCCTGCTCGCCGCGCCGTCCGCCGATGAACCGATCGGCATCCGCGACCGCGCGCTGCTCGAGCTGCTGTATGCGACGGGGGCCCGCGTGTCCGAGGCCGTGGGGCTCGATGTCGACGACCTCGCGCACGGCGACGTGCTGCGGCTCCGTGGCAAGGGATCGAAGGAGCGCATCGTGCCGATCGGCTCGTTCGCGCGCGTCGCGGTCGACGCCTATCTCACGCGGGTGCGACCCCAGCTCGCCGCGTCGGGACGCGCGTCCGCCCGCCTCTTCCTCGGCGCCCGGGGCGCGCCCCTCTCACGGCAGAGCGCGTGGCTCGTGATCCGCTCTGCGGCGGAGAAGGCGCAGATCACCGCAGAGGTCTCGCCGCACACCCTCCGCCACTCCTTCGCCACCCACCTGCTGCAGGGCGGAGCCGACGTGCGCGTGGTGCAGGAACTGTTGGGGCATGCCTCCGTCGCCACCACGCAGATCTACACCCACGTCTCCGTGGACACGCTGCGGGACATCTACGCGACGTCCCACCCCCGCGCACGCTGA
- a CDS encoding NUDIX hydrolase — MPETIRSSDLRDEPSTPDVLTSDLVFEGAVWNVRDDRVRYGDGEIRRQYVAHTGAVAIVALDEQERVLLIQQYRHPIRHRDWELPAGLLDIAGEEPLEAARRELAEEADLVADHWEPLVSSWTTPGGNDELIHLFLATGVRTAPGVHAREDEEADIRVEWIPLADAVDAVLEGRMRNGILTIGVLATAQVRATAQRLRDRA, encoded by the coding sequence ATGCCTGAGACCATCCGCAGCAGCGACCTGCGCGATGAACCGTCGACGCCGGACGTTCTGACCTCGGATCTGGTGTTCGAGGGAGCGGTCTGGAACGTTCGTGACGACCGCGTGCGCTACGGCGACGGAGAGATCCGCCGCCAGTACGTCGCGCACACCGGCGCGGTCGCGATCGTCGCCCTCGACGAGCAGGAGCGTGTGCTGCTCATCCAGCAGTACCGGCATCCGATCCGCCACCGCGACTGGGAGCTGCCCGCCGGCCTGCTCGACATCGCGGGGGAGGAGCCGCTCGAGGCCGCACGCCGCGAGCTGGCGGAGGAGGCCGATCTCGTCGCCGACCACTGGGAACCCCTGGTGTCGTCGTGGACGACGCCAGGCGGCAACGACGAGCTGATCCACCTGTTCCTCGCCACCGGTGTGCGCACGGCTCCGGGCGTGCATGCGCGGGAAGACGAGGAAGCCGACATCCGCGTCGAGTGGATTCCGCTCGCCGACGCGGTGGATGCGGTCCTGGAGGGGCGCATGCGCAACGGCATCCTCACCATCGGTGTGCTGGCGACGGCGCAGGTGCGGGCGACGGCGCAGAGGCTGCGCGACCGGGCCTGA
- a CDS encoding CTP synthase, producing MNSSVAGPSNDTTQREFTTKHIFVTGGVVSSLGKGLTAASLGNLLTARGLRVVMQKLDPYLNVDPGTMNPFQHGEVFVTDDGAETDLDIGHYERFLDINLSEAANVTTGQIYSQVIARERRGEYLGDTVQVIPHITDEIKRRMRLQASEEPRPDVIITEVGGTVGDIESQPFLEAARQLRHELGRDSVFFVHVSLVPFMGASGEQKTKPTQHSVAALRQVGIQPDALVLRSDRPVSESNRNKIALMCDVDVEGVINTVDLPSIYDIPSTLNDQGLDSYIVRRLGLDQKAAADVDWTRWSKVLHAVHNPKHEVTIGLVGKYIDLPDAYLSVTEALKAGGFAQETKVNIRWIPSDLCETPEGAQEQLSEIDGICVPGGFGIRGIEGKLGALKFAREQGIPTLGLCLGLQCMVIEYARDVAGIDGASSTEFDPETAEPVIATMAEQIEILDGGDLGGTMRLGLYQAALAEGSLARELYGAAEASERHRHRYEVNNTYRGRLAEAGLVFSGLNPELDLVEYVELPRDVHPYYIATQAHPELRSRPTDPHPLFRGLVGAAIERHRASELFDVSADA from the coding sequence ATGAACTCTTCTGTAGCGGGACCCAGCAACGACACCACCCAGCGTGAATTCACGACGAAGCACATCTTCGTCACCGGTGGTGTCGTTTCGTCTTTGGGTAAGGGGCTCACTGCAGCCAGCTTGGGAAATCTTCTGACCGCACGCGGTCTGCGCGTCGTGATGCAGAAGCTGGATCCGTACCTGAACGTCGATCCCGGAACCATGAACCCGTTCCAGCACGGTGAGGTCTTCGTGACCGACGACGGGGCCGAGACCGACCTCGACATCGGGCACTACGAGCGATTCCTCGACATCAACCTGTCGGAGGCCGCCAACGTCACGACCGGTCAGATCTACTCGCAGGTCATCGCGCGGGAGCGCCGGGGTGAGTATCTCGGCGACACGGTGCAGGTGATCCCGCACATCACCGATGAGATCAAGCGGCGCATGCGCCTGCAGGCCTCCGAGGAACCCCGCCCCGACGTGATCATCACCGAGGTCGGCGGCACGGTCGGCGACATCGAGTCGCAGCCGTTCCTCGAGGCCGCGCGTCAGCTTCGCCACGAGCTCGGCCGCGACAGCGTGTTCTTCGTGCACGTCTCCCTCGTGCCGTTCATGGGCGCGTCTGGCGAGCAGAAGACCAAGCCCACCCAGCACTCGGTCGCCGCTCTCCGCCAGGTCGGCATCCAGCCGGACGCGCTGGTGCTGCGCAGCGACCGCCCCGTGAGCGAGAGCAACCGCAACAAGATCGCCCTGATGTGCGATGTCGACGTGGAAGGCGTGATCAACACCGTCGACCTGCCGAGCATCTACGACATCCCCTCGACGTTGAACGACCAGGGACTCGACTCCTACATCGTGCGCCGCCTCGGTCTCGACCAGAAGGCCGCCGCCGACGTCGACTGGACGCGCTGGAGCAAGGTGCTGCACGCGGTGCACAACCCCAAGCACGAGGTCACGATCGGCCTCGTCGGCAAGTACATCGACCTGCCTGACGCCTACCTCTCCGTGACCGAGGCGCTCAAGGCCGGCGGGTTCGCGCAGGAGACCAAGGTCAACATCCGCTGGATCCCGTCCGACCTGTGCGAGACGCCGGAGGGCGCTCAGGAGCAGCTGTCCGAGATCGACGGCATCTGCGTGCCCGGTGGCTTCGGCATCCGCGGCATCGAGGGCAAGCTCGGAGCGCTGAAGTTCGCGCGCGAGCAGGGCATCCCGACTCTCGGGCTGTGCCTGGGGCTGCAGTGCATGGTGATCGAGTACGCCCGGGACGTGGCCGGCATCGACGGAGCGTCGTCGACCGAGTTCGACCCGGAGACCGCGGAGCCCGTGATCGCCACGATGGCCGAGCAGATCGAGATCCTCGACGGCGGCGATCTCGGTGGCACCATGCGCCTCGGCCTCTACCAGGCGGCACTCGCCGAAGGGTCGCTTGCCCGCGAGCTCTACGGTGCCGCCGAGGCGTCCGAGCGTCACCGTCACCGCTACGAGGTCAACAACACCTATCGCGGGCGTCTGGCCGAGGCCGGACTGGTGTTCTCGGGTCTGAACCCCGAACTCGACCTCGTCGAGTACGTGGAGCTGCCGCGTGACGTGCACCCGTACTACATCGCGACGCAGGCCCACCCCGAGTTGCGTTCGCGTCCGACCGACCCGCACCCGCTGTTCCGCGGACTGGTCGGTGCGGCGATCGAACGACACCGCGCCAGCGAGCTGTTCGACGTCAGCGCCGATGCCTGA
- the recN gene encoding DNA repair protein RecN: MIEEMRMQGLGVIADAVLPLGPGFTAITGETGAGKTMVVTGLGLLLGQRADSGAVRAGASQASVAGVWIVPQAGDVADIVADAGGELEPAGAGNAELYVSRTLSAEGRSRASVGGRAAPAGVLSALAEELVVVHGQSEQLRLRSAVAQRDALDRFGGAPIADALSRYTDAFSRWRALDVEITEITENRDRRAEEAARLREALALIEATAPEAGEDEELTIRAERLANAEELRLSASQAHGALSSEDGEPDATVAVAEARRVLERASDAALTEISAVLADIGYRIADAAAQLSAYLADLDESGPHELASVEERRAALSVLIRTHGSLDDAIELWQTGSIRLAELDDDGERVDRLIAQRDAVRAELDAHAAALTAARTAAAEKLGTAVSEELHALAMPDARLEVAVGEGPESAHGRDDVSILLAPHPGAEPRAVGKGASGGELSRVMLAIEVVIAGTDPVPTFVFDEVDAGIGGAAAIEVGRRLARLAEKSQVIAVTHLAQVAAFATNHLSVVKSNDGAVTASSVRRLDGSEREAEMARLLSGLTDSDAALTHARELLSLGG; encoded by the coding sequence ATGATCGAGGAGATGCGGATGCAGGGCCTCGGCGTGATCGCCGACGCCGTCCTCCCGCTCGGCCCCGGTTTCACCGCGATCACCGGCGAGACCGGTGCGGGAAAGACCATGGTCGTCACGGGCCTCGGCCTGCTGCTCGGGCAGCGCGCCGATTCGGGCGCCGTGCGAGCCGGTGCGTCGCAGGCCTCGGTCGCCGGTGTGTGGATCGTTCCGCAGGCGGGCGATGTGGCGGACATCGTCGCGGATGCCGGCGGTGAGCTGGAGCCTGCGGGCGCGGGCAACGCCGAACTCTACGTCTCTCGCACGCTGAGCGCGGAAGGGCGAAGCCGCGCGAGTGTCGGCGGGCGTGCGGCGCCGGCGGGCGTGCTCTCGGCCCTCGCCGAAGAGCTGGTGGTCGTGCACGGCCAGTCCGAGCAGTTGCGACTTCGATCGGCCGTCGCGCAGCGCGATGCGCTCGATCGCTTCGGCGGCGCCCCGATCGCGGATGCGCTCTCGCGCTACACCGACGCGTTCAGCCGGTGGCGCGCGCTCGATGTCGAGATCACCGAGATCACCGAGAACCGCGATCGCCGAGCCGAGGAGGCTGCGCGACTCCGCGAGGCCCTCGCGCTCATCGAGGCGACGGCTCCGGAGGCCGGGGAAGACGAAGAACTGACGATCCGAGCAGAACGCCTCGCCAACGCGGAAGAGTTGCGGCTCTCGGCCTCGCAAGCGCACGGCGCGCTGTCCAGTGAGGATGGCGAGCCGGATGCGACGGTCGCCGTCGCCGAGGCGCGCCGTGTCTTGGAGCGAGCCTCCGACGCGGCGCTCACCGAGATCTCGGCCGTACTGGCCGACATCGGCTATCGCATTGCGGATGCCGCGGCCCAGCTCTCTGCTTACCTGGCGGATCTCGATGAGAGCGGACCGCATGAGCTCGCGAGCGTGGAGGAGCGCCGTGCGGCGCTGAGCGTGTTGATCCGCACCCACGGCTCGCTGGATGACGCGATCGAGCTCTGGCAGACCGGGTCGATCCGTCTCGCTGAACTCGACGACGACGGAGAGCGCGTCGATCGACTGATCGCCCAACGCGACGCGGTGCGTGCCGAGCTCGACGCACACGCCGCCGCGCTGACCGCAGCGCGCACTGCCGCCGCCGAGAAGCTGGGGACAGCCGTGAGTGAGGAGCTTCATGCTCTCGCCATGCCTGACGCCCGACTCGAGGTGGCGGTCGGTGAGGGGCCGGAGAGCGCCCACGGGCGCGATGACGTCTCGATCCTGCTCGCCCCGCACCCGGGTGCCGAGCCGCGCGCCGTCGGCAAGGGCGCGTCCGGCGGAGAGCTCTCGCGCGTGATGCTCGCGATCGAGGTCGTCATCGCCGGCACGGACCCGGTGCCGACCTTCGTGTTCGACGAGGTGGATGCCGGCATCGGCGGTGCCGCGGCGATCGAGGTGGGCAGGCGACTCGCCCGACTCGCCGAGAAGTCTCAAGTCATCGCCGTCACCCATCTCGCTCAGGTGGCGGCGTTCGCCACCAACCATCTGTCGGTGGTCAAATCCAATGATGGAGCGGTCACGGCGTCGAGTGTGCGGCGTCTGGACGGCTCCGAGCGCGAGGCCGAGATGGCTCGCCTGCTGTCCGGTCTGACCGATTCCGACGCCGCACTCACCCATGCCCGCGAACTTCTCAGCCTCGGTGGCTGA
- a CDS encoding NAD kinase — protein MNERNILVVAHAGRAETVEAARRVVEALRGAGARPVLAADDRDDLAAVDSAFADVDVLGATIDPRDLELAIVLGGDGTILRAAELVRDTGAPVLGINMGHVGFLAETERDDMDDAVRRVIARDYEVEERLALSVRVKDADSAVVYETWALNEATVEKASRERMIEVVLEIDGRPLSSFGCDGMVVSTPTGSTAYNFSAGGPVIWPSVEAIAVVPLSAHALFAKPLVVSPDASVAIEMLERTSGSGILWCDGRRSHELPPGARVVVRRSSRPVRLARLHPTAFTNRLVRKFQLPVEGWRGQEPGQQQ, from the coding sequence ATGAACGAGCGGAACATCCTGGTCGTGGCTCACGCCGGCCGTGCCGAGACCGTCGAGGCGGCCCGGCGCGTCGTCGAGGCCCTGCGCGGCGCCGGTGCTCGGCCGGTGCTCGCCGCCGACGACCGCGATGACCTCGCGGCGGTCGACAGTGCGTTCGCCGATGTCGATGTGCTCGGCGCCACGATCGATCCGCGGGACCTGGAGCTCGCGATCGTGCTGGGCGGTGACGGCACGATCCTGCGCGCCGCCGAGCTCGTGCGCGACACCGGCGCCCCCGTGCTGGGCATCAACATGGGTCACGTCGGATTCCTGGCGGAGACCGAGCGCGATGACATGGACGACGCGGTGCGTCGCGTCATCGCCCGCGACTACGAGGTCGAAGAGCGGTTGGCGCTGTCGGTGCGGGTCAAAGACGCCGACAGTGCGGTCGTGTACGAGACCTGGGCACTGAACGAGGCGACGGTCGAGAAGGCCAGTCGCGAGCGGATGATCGAGGTCGTGCTCGAGATCGACGGGCGCCCGCTGTCGAGTTTCGGCTGCGACGGGATGGTCGTGTCCACCCCGACCGGATCGACCGCCTACAACTTCTCTGCCGGTGGCCCTGTCATCTGGCCGAGTGTCGAGGCGATCGCCGTCGTGCCGCTGTCAGCCCACGCGCTGTTCGCCAAGCCGCTCGTCGTGAGCCCTGACGCGTCGGTCGCGATCGAGATGCTCGAGCGCACGAGCGGATCGGGCATCCTCTGGTGCGACGGTCGACGTTCCCATGAGCTGCCTCCGGGGGCACGAGTGGTCGTGCGTCGCTCCTCCCGGCCGGTGCGGCTCGCGCGCCTGCATCCCACGGCATTCACGAACCGTCTCGTGCGCAAATTCCAGCTTCCCGTCGAAGGCTGGCGGGGCCAGGAACCGGGGCAGCAGCAATGA